A genomic window from Paramormyrops kingsleyae isolate MSU_618 chromosome 23, PKINGS_0.4, whole genome shotgun sequence includes:
- the chrna11 gene encoding cholinergic receptor, nicotinic, alpha 11 has product MCRLTPGQPISQSSPSAFTSRTMWHSAGLLLFSFSALVPVSQQGPYQRNLLKQLLKDYNRMERPVANDSLPLTVNLTMILVQIMDVDEKNQVLTTNVWLQMHWYDHYLQWNQSEYPGVKNLRFTTDQIWTPDILLYNSADDDFDSTFKTNVLVNSSGFCQYLPPGIFMSTCNVDVRWFPFDIQKCEMKFGSWSFDGWLLDLQMKEADISGYMPNGEWDLVGVPGTRNELYYDCCKEPYPDVTFVVTIRRRTLYYALNLLIPCVLLSSMTLLIFVLPADSGEKISLGITVLLSLTVFMLLVAEIMPATSDSIPLIGQYFASIMIIVGMSVIATVVVLQYHHHDPNGGDMPKWVQLILLQWVAWFLRMKRPGESDEREHPPCAPHLRRCSSGSHSGSLPQPVEPSLHPLHPQNLPHAGLPQLHSQGSANNGNLLYIGFQNLDDPPLVTDPAQRGSSLPQRGVPGVGASSPPPHLAQATPTLDSVGCVGTTTGGLGVGTLSGTGPGAQMALGDPQLQAILEEVRFMADHFREQDESESMAEQWKFAAAVIDRLCLVAFSVFNIICTISILMSAPNFVEAVSKDFV; this is encoded by the exons ATGTGCCGGCTAACTCCAGGACAGCCCATTTCACAGTCTTCTCCTTCTGCTTTCACTTCCAGGACCATGTGGCACTCTGCTGGTCTTCTCCTCTTTAGTTTCTCAGCTCTGGTCCCAG TGTCCCAGCAGGGTCCTTACCAGCGTAACCTGCTGAAGCAGCTCCTGAAGGACTACAACCGCATGGAGAGGCCAGTGGCCAATGACTCACTTCCTCTCACCGTCAACCTGACCATGATTCTTGTGCAGATAATGGATGTG GATGAGAAAAATCAAGTTCTCACTACCAACGTTTGGCTGCAAATG CACTGGTATGACCACTACCTGCAGTGGAATCAGTCTGAGTACCCAGGTGTAAAAAACCTCAGATTCACCACAGACCAGATCTGGACACCCGACATCCTTCTGTACAACAG TGCTGATGACGATTTTGATTCCACTTTTAAGACAAATGTGTTGGTCAACTCCAGCGGCTTTTGCCAGTACCTGCCCCCAG GAATCTTCATGAGTACATGCAATGTGGACGTCCGCTGGTTCCCTTTTGACATCCAGAAGTGCGAGATGAAGTTTGGCTCCTGGTCCTTTGACGGCTGGTTGCTGGATCTGCAGATGAAAGAGGCTGACATTTCGGGCTACATGCCGAATGGAGAGTGGGACCTGGTGG GAGTTCCAGGCACCAGGAATGAGCTGTACTACGACTGCTGCAAAGAGCCCTACCCTGATGTGACCTTTGTAGTGACCATCCGAAGACGCACACTCTACTATGCCCTCAACCTGCTGATCCCCTgcgtgctgctgtcctccatgACACTGCTCATCTTTGTGCTCCCCGCAGACTCTGGGGAGAAAATTTCCCTGG GTATCACTGTGCTGCTGTCTCTGACCGTTTTCATGTTGCTGGTAGCTGAGATCATGCCGGCCACGTCAGACTCCATACCCTTGATAG GGCAGTACTTTGCCAGCATCATGATCATCGTTGGCATGTCTGTGATAGCCACTGTGGTGGTGCTGCAGTATCACCACCATGACCCCAATGGAGGAGACATGCCCAAATGG GTGCAGCTGATCTTGCTGCAGTGGGTGGCCTGGTTTCTGCGGATGAAACGGCCGGGGGAAAGTGACGAGCGTGAGCACCCTCCCTGTGCCCCTCACCTGCGCCGCTGCTCGTCTGGCTCACACAGCGGCAGCTTGCCCCAGCCAGTGGAGCCCTCCCTGCACCCGCTGCACCCGCAGAACCTGCCTCACGCCGGGCTCCCTCAGCTGCACTCACAGGGCAGTGCCAACAATGGCAACTTGCTCTACATCGGCTTCCAGAACTTGGATGACCCACCCCTTGTCACTGATCCAGCACAGAGAGGCAGCAGCCTGCCCCAGAGGGGGGTCCCGGGGGTGGGGGCGtctagcccccctccccaccttgCTCAGGCCACGCCCACCCTGGACAGCGTGGGTTGCGTGGGAACTACAACGGGTGGCCTGGGGGTCGGAACTCTGTCAGGAACGGGGCCAGGTGCCCAAATGGCCCTGGGAGACCCTCAGCTGCAGGCCATCCTCGAGGAAGTGCGCTTCATGGCCGACCACTTCCGCGAGCAGGACGAGAGCGAGAGCATGGCGGAGCAGTGGAAATTTGCAGCAGCGGTGATCGACCGCCTCTGCCTGGTGGCCTTCAGCGTCTTCAACATCATCTGcaccatctccatccttatGTCTGCACCCAACTTCGTGGAGGCTGTGTCCAAAGACTTCGTCTGA